Proteins encoded by one window of bacterium:
- the rimI gene encoding ribosomal protein S18-alanine N-acetyltransferase: MKQITRVRVEPMVLADLPRVCAIEQDAFALPWPKDAYRSELQHNKSAFYVVARDEMGSVVGFAGMWMIFDEAHITTLAVDPHRRREGIGSRLLLALVEAALARGARWLTLEVRPSNVDALALYRKFGLRDVALRRRYYSDNGEDAVVMWTGNLRDPEAQARLDALRLSLGE, from the coding sequence GCTGGCAGACCTGCCGCGCGTGTGCGCGATCGAGCAGGACGCGTTCGCGCTACCGTGGCCCAAGGACGCCTATCGCTCCGAGCTGCAGCACAACAAGTCCGCTTTCTACGTGGTGGCCAGAGACGAGATGGGTTCGGTCGTGGGTTTCGCCGGCATGTGGATGATCTTTGATGAAGCGCACATAACAACGCTGGCCGTGGACCCTCACCGCCGCCGTGAGGGCATCGGCAGCCGGCTGCTGCTGGCCCTCGTTGAAGCGGCCCTGGCGCGCGGGGCGCGCTGGCTGACGCTGGAGGTCCGGCCGTCGAACGTGGATGCCCTCGCGCTGTACCGCAAGTTCGGCCTCCGCGACGTAGCCCTGCGCCGGCGGTACTACAGCGACAACGGAGAAGACGCGGTTGTGATGTGGACCGGCAACCTCAGGGATCCCGAAGCGCAGGCCCGGCTCGATGCGCTGCGGCTCAGCCTGGGGGAGTAG